The following is a genomic window from Rhodomicrobium lacus.
GACGGCCTGCTGCACGTCACAGACATGGCGTGGAAGCGCGTCAATCATCCGACCGAGATCCTGAATGTCGGCGACACGGTGAAGGTGCAGATCGTCCGCATCAACCCCGAGACGCAGCGCATCAGCCTCGGCATGAAGCAGCTCGGCGCCGACCCGTGGTCGGGCATCGAAGCCAAGTATCCGATCGGCGGCAAGTTTACGGGCACCGTCACGAACATCGCCGACTATGGCGCGTTCGTGGAGCTGGAGCCCGGCGTCGAGGGTCTGATCCACGTCTCCGAAATGAGCTGGGTCAAGAAGAACGTCCACCCCGGCAAGATCGTCTCCACGAGCCAGGAAGTGGAAGTTCAGGTGCTCGAAGTGGATGCTTCCAAGCGCCGTATCTCGCTCGGCCTGAAGCAGACGCAGGAAAACCCCTGGAACACGTTCGCGGATACGCATCCGAAGGGTTCCGAGGTCGAAGGTCAGGTTCGCAACATCACCGAGTTCGGTCTGTTCGTGGGTCTCGAAGGCGGCATCGACGGCATGGTGCACCTTTCGGATCTCGACTGGTCGCGTTCGGGCGAGGAAGCGATCAAGGAATACAACAAGGGCGACACCGTTCGCGCTGTCGTGCTTGAGACCGACCCGGAGAAGGAACGCATCAGCCTCGGCATCAAGCAGCTTGCGACCGATCCGTTCCAGTCCGCCTCCTCCACGCTCAAGAAGGGCAGCACCGTCACCTGCGAAGTCATCGAGGTGAAGGATGCCGGGATCGACGTGAAGATTTCGGGCACGGACGTCACGGCCTTTATCCGCCGCGCCGACCTGTCCCGCGATCGCAGCGAGCAGCGTCCGGAGCGTTTCTCCGCGGGCGACATGGTCGACGCGGTCGTCACGCAGGTGGACAAGAGCGGGCGCAAGATCGGTCTTTCGATCAAGGCGCTCGAAATCGCCGAAGAAAAGGAAGCTGTCGCTCAGTTCGGTTCCACCGACTCGGGCGCCTCGCTCGGCGACATTCTTGGCGCTGCGCTCAAGGCGCAGACCAAGGACAAGGAGTAAGCCGTTATTGCGCGAAGGCGCGCTTGAGCGGCACGGCCCGTGCAAATCATTGCGCGGGCCTCGTTCGAAGGTGAATGCATGACTCTGGATTCAGACATTCTCATCGACCGTCGCCGTCTGAAGCGCCGCCTGACCGTATGGCGCGTGCTTGCCATCGTTGCGTTCGTCGCTGCGCTCGCTTTTGCGGGCGCGCGGTCGGGAGGCGGCGATGGCGCCTCTTTCGGGATCCCGCGCGACCACATCGCGCGCATCTCGATTTCGGGCTTCATCGGCGATTCGAAGTCCCGGCACGAGTTGCTGGAAAAACTTCGCAAGGATAACACCGTGAAGGCGGTGATCGTCGCGGTGGACAGCCCCGGCGGCACCACGACCGGGGGCGAAGCCCTCTACGAGGATTTGCGCGAACTCGCGAACGCGAAGCCCGTCGCGGCCGTATTTGGCACAATGGCGACGTCGGCTGCCTATCTCGGCGGCATCGCAACGGATTACATCGTCGCGCGCGGCAATACGATCACCGGCTCTGTCGGCGTGATCTTCCAGTGGGCCGACGTTTCGGAACTTCTCGGCAAGGTCGGCGTGAAGGTGGACGAGGTGAGGAGCGGCGCACTCAAGGCGAAGCCGTCACCTTTCGCACCCGTCGACGATGCGGCGCGAGCGCTTACCGAACAACTCGTGAAGGACAGTCAGGGCTGGTTCGTCGGGCTCGTCGCGGAGCGGCGCAAAGCCGCAGTCGCCTCTCTGGAAGACATCAAGACCGGCCGCATTTATACCGGCAGGCAGGCGGCCCAGGTGGGACTTGTCGACGCGATCGGCGATGAGCAGGTTGCCATCAAATGGTTCACGGACGCCCGTAAAGTGCCGTCCGGCCTGAAAGTGCGCGACTGGAAACCCGGCCAATCGGTTTCGTCGCTGCTGTCGGCGTCCATGTCGAGCCTCGCGCTGAAGCTCGGCATCGCGTCTGTTGTGGACGCGGCGGTGCTCGAAGGGCTCGACATCCTGAAGGACCGTCCGCTTGACGGCTTATTTTCCATTTGGCACCCTCAGCTCAGCAATGTGAGATAAATGTATGATTAAGTCCGAGCTGATAGAGAAACTTGCCGCGACAAATCCTCATCTCATGCACCGGGATGTGGAGAAGATCGTGAACGTGATTTTCGAGGAAATTACCGGCGCTCTTACACGCGGCGACCGTGTCGAGCTGCGCGGCTTTGGCGCATTTTCCGTCAAGCACCGCCCCGCTAGGGTCGGCCGCAATCCGAGGACCGGAGATCAGGTCTCCGTGCCCGAAAAGTTCGTTCCGTATTTCAAGACAGGCAAGGAGCTGCGAATCAGGCTTAATCCGCCCGAGGCTCCTGCCGAGAAGCCGAAAGGCCGCAAGAAGGCAGCGAAGGCATCCTAACTCTGGCGACAGGCGGCCGCTTCGGCCGATGCATCCATGAAACGTTTCCTCATCTTCGTTCTTCTTCTGATCATCGGCGCGATTATCGCCGCCTTTGCCGTTGCGAACAGGCATGACGTGTCCTTCATCGTCGATCCGTTCATCGATCGCGACATCGCATTCAAGGTGAGCTTGCCGTTCTACGTCTTCCTCTTCGGCGCGGCGTTCCTCGGAGCCATCGGGGGATGGATCGCGGCATGGCTAGGCCAGGGCCATTGGCGAAAGGCGGCCCGCGAGACGCACAAGGAGGCGGCGATCTGGAAGCAGGAGGCTGAGAAGCTCAAGCGAGGTCTTGAGCAGGCGCTTCCGAAGCCCGGCGCAGTGCCGCAGCCCCAACAGCGCGCGCTTCGCTCCATCCGCTAGGCCGTCGTCGCGAGAAGACACTCGCCTCGGATGTGGTGAAAATGAGGGAGCCGCGTCCAGGGGCAGACCAGGACGCGCCGGGAGCTGTCGGCTTCGATTTTTGTTTGTCCCGTGGTCCGAGGAGCTGAAGCCGACTCCGGTCTTTCACGGCAGTATTGAGAGCATGACCGTCTCCGTCAAAATCTGCGGACTTTCGACCGAAGATACGCTTGAGGCAGCAATCGGCGCAGGGGCCGATTATGTGGGCCTCGTGTTCTTTCCCAGGAGCCCGCGCCATGTTTCGCTCGACCGCGCCGCGAGTCTTGCCGAGGCCGCACGCGGGCGCATCGCCATCGTTGCGCTGACGGTCGATGCCGACAACGCGCTTCTCGAAGCGATCAGGGAGCGCGTCGCCCCCGACTTTTTGCAGCTTCACGGGCACGAAGGCGTTGAGCGCGTGGCCGATATCCGCCGCCGCGTCGGCGCGCGCGTCATCAAGGCGGTGAAGGTCGGAAGCCCGGCCGATATCGAAGCGGCGCGGATCTTCGAGCCCGCCGCCGACATCGTGCTGTTCGATGCGCCGCCACCTCGCGCAGGCGACGCGCTTCCCGGCGGCAACGGCGTCTCCTTCGACTGGACGTGGCTCGCCACGGCACAACCCAGACCCGATTTTATGCTTTCCGGCGGCCTTGACCCTGATAATGTGCGCCTTGCCATCGCCACGAGCGGTGCGCGGAGCGTCGACGTTTCATCGGGCGTCGAGCGCGCGCCGGGCGTGAAAGACCCGGACCTTGTCGCCCGCTTCGTCCGCGCCGCCAAACATCTGGAACAAGTCGCCGCGCCAGCGGCGGAAGAGGATCGACATGAACCCCGCTGAAACGCCGCTGCATCTGAACAGTTATCGCACCGGCCCGGATGACAGGGGCCATTTCGGGCTTTACGGCGGCCGATTCGTTGCCGAGACGCTGATGCCGCTCATCCTCGAACTCGAAGCGGCGTATGAAGCGGCAAAGGCCGATCCGTCGTTCCATGCGGAACTCGCGGACCTCAACGCCCACTACGCCGGACGCCCCAGCCCGCTCTATTTCGCGGAACGGCTCACGCAGCATCTCGGCGGCGCGAAGGTCTATTTCAAGCGCGAGGAACTCAACCACACCGGCTCGCACAAGGTGAACAACTGCCTCGGGCAGATCCTGCTGGCGAAGCGCATGGGCAAGAAGCGCATCATCGCCGAGACCGGCGCTGGCCAGCACGGCGTTGCGACAGCCACGGTAGCCGCGCGCTTCGGCCTGCCTTGCGTGATCTACATGGGCGCGACGGACATCGAGCGGCAGAAGCCGAACGTGTTCCGCATGCGGCTTCTCGGCGCGGAAGTCCGCCCCGTCATCTCGGGCACAGGTACACTCAAGGATGCCATGAACGAGGCGTTGCGCGATTGGGTGTCGAACGTGGAGGACACGTTCTACATCATCGGCACGGTCGCGGGCCCGCATCCCTATCCCGCCATGGTGCGCGATTTCCAGGCCGTGATCGGAAAGGAAACCCGCGAGCAGATGCTTGCGGCGGAAGGCCGGCTGCCGGACACGCTCGTTGCGGCGATCGGTGGCGGCTCGAACGCGATGGGCATCTTCCACCCCTTCCTCGACGACCCGAGCGTGAAGATGTTCGGCGTGGAGGCCGCGGGCAAGGGCCTCGATGTGCCGAACGGCCATTGCGCCTCGCTCAACGGCGGTACTCCCGGCGTGCTCCACGGCAACCGCACCTACCTGCTTCAGGATGGCGACGGCCAGATTCTCGAAGGACATTCGATCTCGGCGGGCCTCGACTATCCGGGAATCGGGCCGGAGCATAGCTGGCTGCGCGACACCGGCCGCGTGACCTATGTTGCGGCGACGGACCGTGAAGCGCTGGACGCTTTCCAGCTTTGCACGCGGATCGAAGGCATCATCCCGGCGCTGGAGCCCTCGCACGCGCTCGCCTATGTGACAAAACTTGCCCCCACCTTGCCGCCGGACAATCTCCTCGTTATGAACATGAGCGGGCGGGGCGACAAGGACATCTTCGCCGTCGCCGCTCACCTCGGCATGGATATCTAGCGCACATTCGCGCTTTTAAGGCTCAAGGCGATCATGCATCGGCTCGCGAAAGTCTTCGAAGAACTGGCGGCTCAGGACCGCAAGGCGTTCGTCACCTTCATCACGGCTGGCGATCCCGATACCGCCACGTCGCTCGAAATCCTGAAAGGTCTTCCGGGGGCGGGCGCGGACGTCATCGAACTCGGCATGCCGTTTTCAGACCCGATGGCCGACGGCCCGGCGATCCAGCGGGCCTCGCTGCGGGCGCTTCACGCGGGCCAGGACATGCACAAGACGCTCGCCATGGTGCGCGCCTTCCGCGAGACGAACAAGACGACGCCCATCGTGCTCATGGGCTACTATAACCCCATCTACGTCTATCCGGTGGACCGGTTCCTCGCCGACGCGGTCGAGGCGGGCGTCGACGGGCTGATCGTGGTGGACGCGCCGCCGGAAGCCGACGACGAGCTTTGCATCCCGGCGCTCAACGCCGGACTGAACTTCATCCGCCTGACCACGCCGACAACCGATGACCACCGTCTCGGCGCCGTTCTGGCGAACACGAGCGGCTTCGTCTACTACGTTTCGATTACGGGCGTGACTGGCACCCGCGCGCCCGACCTTGAGGCCGTCGCCAGGAATGTGGCGCGCATCAAGGCGCGGACCACGCTACCCGTCGCGGTCGGTTTCGGCGTTCGCACGCCCGAGCAGGCGAAGGCGATCGCCAGCGTTGCCGACGGTGTCGTCGTCGGTTCCGCGTTGGTAGACACTATCGCCCAGAGCCTTGACGACAAGGGACGCGCGACCGAGCTAACGGTAAGCTCAGTGCTCACTCTGGTCGAGAAGCTCTCCGCCGGCCTCAAGGCAGCCTGAACAGAACAAGGGAATGGCCTCCCGCGCGAGGCGATGAAAGTGAAAAGCCGTGAACTGGATCAATAACGTCGTCCGCCCCAAGATCAGCGGTCTCTGGCAGAAAAGGGAGATGCCGGAGAACCTTTGGATCAAATGCCCGGAGACCGGGCAGATGGTTTTTCACAAGGATCTGGAGGCGAACCAGTTCGTTTTTCCGCAATCCGGCCATCACATGCGCATCGGTGCGACGCCGCGGCTGAAATCCTTCTTCGATGACGGCAAGTTCGAAACTCTGCCATCGCCCGAAGTGCCCGCCGATCCCCTGAAATTCCGCGACGAGAAGCGCTACGCAGACCGCATCAAAGAGGCGCGCGCGAAGACCGGCATGCAGGATGCCCTGCTGACCGGCGTCGGTCAGCTCGACGGCCTGACGGTCGTCGCGGGCGTGCAGGACTTCTCCTTCATGGGGGGGTCGCTCGGCATGGCCGCGGGTGAGGCGATCATCCTCGGCATGATGAAAGCGGTCGAGCTGAAGGCGCCTTACATTCTTTTCGTGTCGTCCGGCGGCGCCCGCATGCAGGAAGGCATCATGTCGCTCATGCAGATGCCGCGCACCACGGTTGCGGTGCAACGCCTCCGCGACGCGCGCCTTCCCTATATCGTGGTGCTGACGAACCCGACCACGGGCGGCGTAACGGCCTCATATGCCATGCTCGGCGACATCCATATCGCGGAGCCCGGCGCGCTCATCGGCTTCGCGGGGCCGCGCGTGATCGAGCAGACGATTCGGGAAAAGTTGCCCGATGGCTTCCAGCGCTCGGAATATCTCCTTGAACACGGCATGATCGATATGGTGGTGCACCGCCACGAATTGCGCGAGACGCTTGCCCGGATCTGCGCGATGCTCTCGGCCGAACGCCGCGCCGAAGAAGGAAAGGGGCGCGGAGAGGCTTCCTCCGCCGAGGGTAACGCCCGGCATTTGAATGGCGCTGCCCCCGAGGCCAAGCTTCCCGCAACAGCGGAACAGATCGCAGCCGCCACCACAGCGCCTGCCTCGCCCGAGCTGGCCAAGGCGCAGGCGCCCGCTACGCCGTCATGAGCGGAGCGGGGCAGGATCGCGCCCCTGGCAATTCGGACATATCCTTGCATTTTCCTTCCGACAGCCTGCTTGCGCGGCTTCAGACGCTGCATCCGAAGATCATCGACCTCTCGCTTGGCCGGGTCTACCGGCTCCTGCGCGCGCTGGGCGACCCGCATCGCAGCATTCCGCCCGTGATCCACGTCGCCGGTACGAACGGCAAGGGGTCGGTCGTCGCGTTCCTGAAGGCGATGCTCGAAGCGTCCGGCTATCGCGTCCACGTCTTCACCTCGCCGCACCTGCTGCGCTTTCACGAGCGCATTCAGCTTGCGGGGCAGGGCGGCGCCAGGCCGATCGGCGAGAGCCATCTGGCCGATGTGCTCGCGCGCACCGAGGCGGCCAATCGCGGCGAACCGATCACATTCTTTGAAATCACCACGGCGGCGGCGTTTCTGGCCTTCGCGGAAAATCCGGCCGACATCGTCCTTCTCGAAACGGGACTCGGGGGGCGGCTCGACGCCACCAACGTCATCGACGAGCCGTTGGCAACGGTACTGACCTCGATCTCGCTCGATCACTGCTCCTATCTCGGCGATACCATCGAGGCTATAGCGGGCGAGAAGGCAGGCATTCTGAAGCGCGGTCGCCCGGCCGTCGTGTCGCGTCAATCGGACGAGGCGATGCGCGTCATCGCCATGCGCGCCGCTTCCCTCGAAGCGCCCGTCATTGCCGGCGGCGCGAGCTGGGACGTTTTCGAGCAGCAGGGGCATCTCGTCTATCAGGACGAAGAAAGCCTGCTCGACCTGCCGCTTCCTCGACTCGTCGGTCGCCACCAGTTCGAGAACGCGGGCACCGCCATCGCCACGGCGCGCAATCTCGAAGGCTTCCACGTGTCCGACGCGGCCATCGCAAAGGGCATCACATCGGCGGTCTGGCCCGCCCGGCTCGAACGGCTCGGTCCGGGCCATCTTCACGATCTCGCGCCGGAAGGCTCGGAAATATGGGTCGACGGCGGGCATAATCCGGCTGCGGGCGAGGTGATCGCGCGCGCGCTCGCCGACCTCGAAGAACGCGTGTCGAGCCCCATTCATCTCATCGTCGGCATGCTGTCGACGAAGGATGCGGGCGGTTTCCTCCGGCACTTTCAGGGCTTGCCCGAGCTTACGGCCACAGTCGGCATCGAGGGACAGTCGTCAGCCTACACGGCGGACGAGCTTGCCGTCATCGCCCGCCGCGAGGGATTGGCCGCCGAAGCCGCAGGGAGCCTCGAAGAGGCGTTCGCGAAAAGCCGGGCCGCTGCGAAAGGCCCGGTCCGCATCGTCGTTGCGGGCTCGCTCTATCTCGCAGGTTCGGCGCTCGCGGCTCACGCCGAAAAACGGCGCGCCTGAATTTCGGATCGTTTTTAAGCGACTTCCTTGCCGTCGCGCTTTTGAGGATGCGATTTTCGCCCCTTATCGTGCGCCGAGCGTTTGCCCGACCGCGTTCGAGATCGCCGGTGCGATCTCGCGCAAGCTTTGCTGTGTGCTCGCGTTCGTGCGCGTTTCGGCGCTTGGGCCCAGGGTGATCTTCAGCCTGTGCGTATCGGTTCGGCCAGCGCTTGCGAAGGAGCTGTTGCCATTGTGGCCCTTGAAATAGACCAGCGTCCAGCTTGGGCTGACGTTTGCGCTTTTCACGACGCTGAACTCGATCGAGTGCGTGATCGACTTCAGCGGCGCCTCGCAGTCTGACGAAGGCACGCCCGACCTCTGGCGGCAGGTGAAGGCGGGCGGTGCGGCACGCCGCGTGCCTTGTTTCGGTTGGGGCGAGAGCAGGGCACGCTTGCCGCCTTCAAGCGGGCCGAGCACCGATTTGATCCACTGCCGCAGCCCGAGATCGCTGTTCAGGTCGCGGCCCTTGGGAAGGTTGCAATCGTCGAAAGCCGCCCGGCGGTTGATCCGGCTCGCCGGGTTGAGCTGCTCGTGCACCTCCGCAAAGTTCATGGAGAAGCTCACGCTCTCCGTCCGCGAAGCGGTGGTGACAACGCCGCCGCCGAGGCCGAGCGAAAAGCCTCTGGAGAATGTGCCGAGCGTGGCCGTTCTGATCTGCGTAAACGGGTCGAGCACCGCGATCGAAGGCGTGATGGAGGAAGATTCATTGGCGATCAGGTCGAGATCGACATTCGCGCCCCAGGTCTCGAACCAGGCATATTCCTTCGGAATGTCGCGCGTCGCATCGTAGATCTCGCATTTGACGCGCTTGACGACCTCATTGATCGGGATGCCGCCGTCCTCAAGCGCTTCGGTGCCGTTGATGGGGCTGAGTGCGGGAACAGTCGTACAGCCTCCAAGCCCGACAAGCGCGCATGAAGCGGCGACGGAAAAAAAGTGCGCAATAC
Proteins encoded in this region:
- the accD gene encoding acetyl-CoA carboxylase, carboxyltransferase subunit beta; this encodes MNWINNVVRPKISGLWQKREMPENLWIKCPETGQMVFHKDLEANQFVFPQSGHHMRIGATPRLKSFFDDGKFETLPSPEVPADPLKFRDEKRYADRIKEARAKTGMQDALLTGVGQLDGLTVVAGVQDFSFMGGSLGMAAGEAIILGMMKAVELKAPYILFVSSGGARMQEGIMSLMQMPRTTVAVQRLRDARLPYIVVLTNPTTGGVTASYAMLGDIHIAEPGALIGFAGPRVIEQTIREKLPDGFQRSEYLLEHGMIDMVVHRHELRETLARICAMLSAERRAEEGKGRGEASSAEGNARHLNGAAPEAKLPATAEQIAAATTAPASPELAKAQAPATPS
- a CDS encoding bifunctional folylpolyglutamate synthase/dihydrofolate synthase, giving the protein MSGAGQDRAPGNSDISLHFPSDSLLARLQTLHPKIIDLSLGRVYRLLRALGDPHRSIPPVIHVAGTNGKGSVVAFLKAMLEASGYRVHVFTSPHLLRFHERIQLAGQGGARPIGESHLADVLARTEAANRGEPITFFEITTAAAFLAFAENPADIVLLETGLGGRLDATNVIDEPLATVLTSISLDHCSYLGDTIEAIAGEKAGILKRGRPAVVSRQSDEAMRVIAMRAASLEAPVIAGGASWDVFEQQGHLVYQDEESLLDLPLPRLVGRHQFENAGTAIATARNLEGFHVSDAAIAKGITSAVWPARLERLGPGHLHDLAPEGSEIWVDGGHNPAAGEVIARALADLEERVSSPIHLIVGMLSTKDAGGFLRHFQGLPELTATVGIEGQSSAYTADELAVIARREGLAAEAAGSLEEAFAKSRAAAKGPVRIVVAGSLYLAGSALAAHAEKRRA
- the trpA gene encoding tryptophan synthase subunit alpha, which translates into the protein MMHRLAKVFEELAAQDRKAFVTFITAGDPDTATSLEILKGLPGAGADVIELGMPFSDPMADGPAIQRASLRALHAGQDMHKTLAMVRAFRETNKTTPIVLMGYYNPIYVYPVDRFLADAVEAGVDGLIVVDAPPEADDELCIPALNAGLNFIRLTTPTTDDHRLGAVLANTSGFVYYVSITGVTGTRAPDLEAVARNVARIKARTTLPVAVGFGVRTPEQAKAIASVADGVVVGSALVDTIAQSLDDKGRATELTVSSVLTLVEKLSAGLKAA
- the rpsA gene encoding 30S ribosomal protein S1, whose product is MTATQTIEPKAKEYNPTVDDFAALLDESLSGSAPSEGAVVKGKIVAIEKDLAVIDVGLKTEGRVPLKEFGSSVANPTIHVGDEVEVYVERIENAMGEAVLSREKARREDSWTKLEQKFNAGEKVEGVIFNRVKGGFTVDLDGAVAFLPGSQVDIRPIKDVTPLMNVPQPFQILKMDRRRGNIVVSRRSVLEETRAEQRSEIVAKLEEGQVVDGVVKNITDYGAFIDLGGIDGLLHVTDMAWKRVNHPTEILNVGDTVKVQIVRINPETQRISLGMKQLGADPWSGIEAKYPIGGKFTGTVTNIADYGAFVELEPGVEGLIHVSEMSWVKKNVHPGKIVSTSQEVEVQVLEVDASKRRISLGLKQTQENPWNTFADTHPKGSEVEGQVRNITEFGLFVGLEGGIDGMVHLSDLDWSRSGEEAIKEYNKGDTVRAVVLETDPEKERISLGIKQLATDPFQSASSTLKKGSTVTCEVIEVKDAGIDVKISGTDVTAFIRRADLSRDRSEQRPERFSAGDMVDAVVTQVDKSGRKIGLSIKALEIAEEKEAVAQFGSTDSGASLGDILGAALKAQTKDKE
- the sppA gene encoding signal peptide peptidase SppA, with the protein product MTLDSDILIDRRRLKRRLTVWRVLAIVAFVAALAFAGARSGGGDGASFGIPRDHIARISISGFIGDSKSRHELLEKLRKDNTVKAVIVAVDSPGGTTTGGEALYEDLRELANAKPVAAVFGTMATSAAYLGGIATDYIVARGNTITGSVGVIFQWADVSELLGKVGVKVDEVRSGALKAKPSPFAPVDDAARALTEQLVKDSQGWFVGLVAERRKAAVASLEDIKTGRIYTGRQAAQVGLVDAIGDEQVAIKWFTDARKVPSGLKVRDWKPGQSVSSLLSASMSSLALKLGIASVVDAAVLEGLDILKDRPLDGLFSIWHPQLSNVR
- the trpB gene encoding tryptophan synthase subunit beta, with product MNPAETPLHLNSYRTGPDDRGHFGLYGGRFVAETLMPLILELEAAYEAAKADPSFHAELADLNAHYAGRPSPLYFAERLTQHLGGAKVYFKREELNHTGSHKVNNCLGQILLAKRMGKKRIIAETGAGQHGVATATVAARFGLPCVIYMGATDIERQKPNVFRMRLLGAEVRPVISGTGTLKDAMNEALRDWVSNVEDTFYIIGTVAGPHPYPAMVRDFQAVIGKETREQMLAAEGRLPDTLVAAIGGGSNAMGIFHPFLDDPSVKMFGVEAAGKGLDVPNGHCASLNGGTPGVLHGNRTYLLQDGDGQILEGHSISAGLDYPGIGPEHSWLRDTGRVTYVAATDREALDAFQLCTRIEGIIPALEPSHALAYVTKLAPTLPPDNLLVMNMSGRGDKDIFAVAAHLGMDI
- the ihfB gene encoding integration host factor subunit beta, with the protein product MIKSELIEKLAATNPHLMHRDVEKIVNVIFEEITGALTRGDRVELRGFGAFSVKHRPARVGRNPRTGDQVSVPEKFVPYFKTGKELRIRLNPPEAPAEKPKGRKKAAKAS
- a CDS encoding phosphoribosylanthranilate isomerase, which produces MTVSVKICGLSTEDTLEAAIGAGADYVGLVFFPRSPRHVSLDRAASLAEAARGRIAIVALTVDADNALLEAIRERVAPDFLQLHGHEGVERVADIRRRVGARVIKAVKVGSPADIEAARIFEPAADIVLFDAPPPRAGDALPGGNGVSFDWTWLATAQPRPDFMLSGGLDPDNVRLAIATSGARSVDVSSGVERAPGVKDPDLVARFVRAAKHLEQVAAPAAEEDRHEPR
- a CDS encoding LapA family protein, which translates into the protein MKRFLIFVLLLIIGAIIAAFAVANRHDVSFIVDPFIDRDIAFKVSLPFYVFLFGAAFLGAIGGWIAAWLGQGHWRKAARETHKEAAIWKQEAEKLKRGLEQALPKPGAVPQPQQRALRSIR